Proteins found in one Oncorhynchus gorbuscha isolate QuinsamMale2020 ecotype Even-year linkage group LG15, OgorEven_v1.0, whole genome shotgun sequence genomic segment:
- the LOC123996992 gene encoding ankyrin repeat domain-containing protein 29 isoform X1: MVASYSGHYDCARELIMQGTDINLQRETGSTALFFASQQGHNEVVKLLFEFGGSTEFQTKDGGTALSAACQYGHSKVVDTLLKNGANVHDQLHDGATPLFLASQEGHVTVIRQLLSSGAKVNHPREDGTVPLWMAAQMGHSEVVKVLLLRGADRDADRKDGSTALFKAAFKGHNTVIEELLKFSPSLGLLKNGSTALHAAVMGDNHKSVNLLLGANADPTLPNKNNELPADLTKSNRILRALRPHILNGSS; this comes from the exons ATGGTGGCGTCCTACAGTGGCCACTATGACTGTGCCAGGGAGCTGATCATGCAGGGAACTGACATTAACCTGCAGAGAGAG ACAGGCTCCACTGCCCTCTTCTTTGCCTCCCAGCAGGGACACAATGAAGTAGTGAAGCTGCTCTTTGAATTTGGTGGCTCAACTGAATTCCAGACAAAG GACGGTGGCACAGCCCTCTCTGCAGCCTGCCAGTATGGCCACTCTAAGGTGGTGGACACTCTGCTGAAGAACGGCGCAAATGTCCATGATCAGCTGCAT GATGGTGCCACTCCACTCTTCCTTGCTTCCCAGGAGGGTCATGTGACTGTCATACGTCAACTTCTGTCATCTGGAGCCAAAGTTAACCACCCTAGGGAA gatGGCACAGTCCCCCTGTGGATGGCAGCCCAGATGGGACACAGTGAAGTAGTGAAGGTTTTACTTCTGCGTGGTGCAGATCGGGATGCTGACAGAAAA GACGGGTCAACTGCACTATTCAAGGCAGCTTTCAAAGGACACAACACTGTCATTGAGGAGCTCCTCAAGTTCTCCCCTTCATTGGGCCTTCTCAAG AATGGTTCCACAGCCCTCCACGCTGCTGTCATGGGTGACAATCATAAAAGTGTAAACCTTCTGCTGGGGGCCAACGCAGACCCCACACTACCCAACAAG AACAATGAACTGCCAGCAGATCTTACAAAGAGCAATCGCATCCTGAGGGCTCTGCGACCTCACATCCTAAATGGAAGTAGTTGA
- the LOC123996491 gene encoding LOW QUALITY PROTEIN: pleckstrin homology domain-containing family B member 2-like (The sequence of the model RefSeq protein was modified relative to this genomic sequence to represent the inferred CDS: inserted 2 bases in 1 codon; substituted 1 base at 1 genomic stop codon) — protein MSIVKSGFLHRQSTILRRWKRNWFDLWSDGWLVFFDDQHRXDMEDGIHMXVDSINIRSATACQDLNPPEGRSQNALLQIVCRDGRVISICGDSADDVFVWTMALQDARVSSVYVPDTYGGYAPAPPHGTQIIYSADGKPNAVVYPYQYQGAYPMRDPQGMDQVIVHERQRDDGGDVALSMLAGAVTGLAIGSLFVF, from the exons AGAGAAACTGGTTTGACCTGTGGTCTGATGGGTGGCTGGTATTCTTTGATGACCAGCACCGGTGAGATATGGAGGATGGGATCCACAT AGTGGACAGCATTAACATTCGCAGTGCAACTGCATGTCAAG ATCTGAACCCACCAGAGGGTAGGAGTCAAAATGCCCTGCTCCAGATAGTCTGCAGAGACGGACGGGTCATCAGCATTTGTGGAGACAGTGCAGATGATGTTTT TGTATGGACCATGGCTCTCCAGGATGCCAGAGTCAGCTCT GTTTATGTCCCGGACACTTATGGGGGCTATGCCCCAGCTCCTCCTCATGGCACACAGATCATTTATTCAGCAGATGGGAAGCCTAACGCGGTTGTATACCCCTATCAGTACCAAG GAGCATATCCTATGAGGGATCCACAAGGAATGGACCAGGTTATTGTTCACGAGCGTCAACGTGATGATGGAGGAGACGTGGCTCTCAGTATGCTCGCTGGAGCTGTGACTGGATTGGCTATTGGGTCTCTGTTTGTCTTCTAG
- the LOC123996992 gene encoding ankyrin repeat domain-containing protein 29 isoform X2 has protein sequence MSFKKETPLANAVFWAARKGNLALLQLLLNSGRVDADCRDSFGTTALMVASYSGHYDCARELIMQGTDINLQRETGSTALFFASQQGHNEVVKLLFEFGGSTEFQTKDGGTALSAACQYGHSKVVDTLLKNGANVHDQLHDGATPLFLASQEGHVTVIRQLLSSGAKVNHPREDGTVPLWMAAQMGHSEVVKVLLLRGADRDADRKDGSTALFKAAFKGHNTVIEELLKFSPSLGLLKNGSTALHAAVMGDNHKSVNLLLGANADPTLPNKNNELPADLTKSNRILRALRPHILNGSS, from the exons ATGTCGTTCAAG AAGGAGACTCCCCTTGCTAACGCCGTGTTTTGGGCAGCTCGTAAGGGGAACTTGGCCCTGCTTCAATTACTGCTCAACAGTGGTCGTGTGGATGCCGACTGCAGAGACAGT TTTGGCACCACAGCCCTGATGGTGGCGTCCTACAGTGGCCACTATGACTGTGCCAGGGAGCTGATCATGCAGGGAACTGACATTAACCTGCAGAGAGAG ACAGGCTCCACTGCCCTCTTCTTTGCCTCCCAGCAGGGACACAATGAAGTAGTGAAGCTGCTCTTTGAATTTGGTGGCTCAACTGAATTCCAGACAAAG GACGGTGGCACAGCCCTCTCTGCAGCCTGCCAGTATGGCCACTCTAAGGTGGTGGACACTCTGCTGAAGAACGGCGCAAATGTCCATGATCAGCTGCAT GATGGTGCCACTCCACTCTTCCTTGCTTCCCAGGAGGGTCATGTGACTGTCATACGTCAACTTCTGTCATCTGGAGCCAAAGTTAACCACCCTAGGGAA gatGGCACAGTCCCCCTGTGGATGGCAGCCCAGATGGGACACAGTGAAGTAGTGAAGGTTTTACTTCTGCGTGGTGCAGATCGGGATGCTGACAGAAAA GACGGGTCAACTGCACTATTCAAGGCAGCTTTCAAAGGACACAACACTGTCATTGAGGAGCTCCTCAAGTTCTCCCCTTCATTGGGCCTTCTCAAG AATGGTTCCACAGCCCTCCACGCTGCTGTCATGGGTGACAATCATAAAAGTGTAAACCTTCTGCTGGGGGCCAACGCAGACCCCACACTACCCAACAAG AACAATGAACTGCCAGCAGATCTTACAAAGAGCAATCGCATCCTGAGGGCTCTGCGACCTCACATCCTAAATGGAAGTAGTTGA
- the LOC123996990 gene encoding vacuolar protein sorting-associated protein 4B-like, with translation MANNNLQKAIDLASKAAEEDKAKNYEEALRLYQHSIQYFLHVVKYEAQGDKAKQSIRAKCAEYLDRAEKLKEYLKKKEKAPPAKPVKESGSDDKGNESDEGEGDPEKKKFQNQLSGAIVMEKPNIKWSDVAGLEGAKEALKEAVILPIKFPHLFTGKRTPWRGILLFGPPGTGKSYLAKAVATEANNSTFFSISSSDLVSKWLGESEKLVKNLFSLARENKPSIIFIDEIDSLCGSRSENESEAARRIKTEFLVQMQGVGNDNDGVLVLGATNIPWTLDSAIRRRFEKRIYIPLPEEHARSFMFKLHLGSTPSELIESDYVTLGKKTEGYSGADISVIVRDALMQPVRKVQSATHFKRVQGSSWNHPNLVVDDLLTPCSPGDPDAIEMTWMDVNGEKLMEPVVCMADMLRSLHNTKPTVNEQDLDKLKKFTEDFGQEG, from the exons ATGGCTAATAACAATTTACAG AAAGCCATAGATCTTGCAAGCAAGGCTGCAGAGGAGGACAAAGCTAAAAACTATGAGGAAGCTCTCCGGTTGTACCAGCATTCTATTCAGTACTTCCTTCATGTTGTGAAGT ATGAGGCCCAGGGAGACAAGGCCAAGCAAAGCATCAGGGCAAAGTGTGCAGAGTACCTGGACCGAGCAGAGAAGCTGAAGGAATACCTTAAGAAGAAGGAGAAGGCTCCTCCAGCCAAGCCTGTCAAAGAGTCTGGGTCTGATGACAAAGG GAATGAGAGTGATGAAGGTGAAGGTGACCCAGAGAAAAAGAAGTTCCAAAATCAACTCTCAG GTGCCATCGTCATGGAAAAGCCAAACATCAAGTGGAGTGACGTAGCTGGGCTTGAGGGTGCAAAAGAGGCCCTTAAAGAAGCTGTCATCTTGCCCATCAAATTTCCTCACCTCTTCACAG GAAAGCGGACTCCATGGAGAGGGATCCTGCTCTTTGGCCCTCCTGGTACAGGAAAGTCTTACCTGGCCAAGGCTGTGGCCACAGAAGCCAACAACTCCACCTTCTTCTCTATCTCGTCATCTGACCTGGTGTCAAAGTGGCTGGGGGAAAGTGAAAA GTTGGTGAAGAATCTGTTTAGCCTAGCCAGGGAGAACAAGCCCTCCATCATCTTCATCGATGAGATAGACTCTCTGTGTGGCTCCAGGAGTGAGAACGAGAGTGAAGCAGCCCGCCGCATCAAGACTGAGTTCCTGGTCCAGATGCAGG gtGTTGGAAATGACAATGATGGAGTCCTGGTTCTAGGAGCCACAAACATCCCCTGGACATTGGACTCTGCTATTAGGAGAAG GTTTGAGAAGCGGATCTACATCCCTCTGCCTGAGGAGCACGCCCGCTCCTTCATGTTCAAGCTACATCTAGGCTCCACCCCCAGTGAGCTCATTGAATCAGACTATGTGACCCTTGGTAAGAAGACGGAAGGCTACTCTGGAGCTGACATCAGCGTCATCGTGAGGGACGCCCTCATGCAGCCAGTCAGGAAAGTGCAGTCGGCCACTCACTTCAAACGG GTCCAAGGATCGTCATGGAACCATCCCAACCTCGTGGTAGACGACCTCCTGACCCCATGCTCACCAGGAGATCCAGACGCCATAGAGATGACCTGGATGGATGTTAATGGGGAGAAACTCATGGAGCCTGTTGTTTGCATG GCTGATATGCTGAGGTCACTGCACAACACCAAGCCAACTGTGAACGAGCAGGACTTGGATAAACTCAAGAAGTTCACAGAGGACTTTGGTCAGGAAGGCTAA